The Trichomycterus rosablanca isolate fTriRos1 chromosome 15, fTriRos1.hap1, whole genome shotgun sequence genome contains a region encoding:
- the LOC134328946 gene encoding histone H3, which produces MARTKQTARKSTGGKAPRKQLATKAARKSAPATGGVKKPHRYRPGTVALREIRRYQKSTELLIRKLPFQRLVREIAQDFKTDLRFQSSAVMALQEASEAYLVGLFEDTNLCAIHAKRVTIMPKDIQLARRIRGERA; this is translated from the coding sequence ATGGCAAGAACCAAGCAGACCGCTCGTAAGTCCACCGGTGGTAAAGCGCCGAGGAAGCAGCTCGCCACTAAGGCTGCCCGCAAGAGCGCCCCGGCTACTGGCGGTGTGAAGAAACCTCACCGTTACAGGCCAGGTACCGTGGCTCTGCGTGAAATCCGCCGTTATCAGAAGTCCACTGAGCTGCTCATCCGCAAGCTGCCCTTCCAGCGCCTGGTTAGAGAGATCGCTCAGGACTTTAAGACCGATCTGCGCTTCCAGAGTTCTGCCGTCATGGCTCTGCAGGAGGCCAGTGAGGCTTACCTGGTCGGTCTGTTCGAGGACACCAACCTGTGCGCCATCCATGCCAAGAGGGTGACCATCATGCCTAAGGACATCCAGCTGGCCCGCCGTATTCGCGGAGAGCGTGCTTAA
- the LOC134328985 gene encoding histone H2A-like, translated as MSGRGKTGGKTRAKAKTRSSRAGLQFPVGRVHRLLRKGNYAERVGAGAPVYLAAVLEYLTAEILELAGNAARDNKKSRIIPRHLQLAVRNDEELNRLLGGVTIAQGGVLPNIQAVLLPKKTEKAAKSK; from the coding sequence ATGAGTGGACGCGGGAAGACCGGTGGTAAGACTAGAGCTAAGGCCAAGACTCGTTCATCCCGTGCCGGCCTTCAGTTCCCCGTGGGCCGTGTTCACAGACTGCTACGTAAGGGTAATTACGCCGAGcgtgtgggagctggtgctcctgtctacttggctgccgtgctggagtatctgaccgctgagatcctcgagttggctggtaacgccgccagagataacaagaagtctcgtatcatccctcgtcatctgcagttggccgtgcgtaacgacgaggagttgaacagactgcttggaggtgtaaccatcgctcagggcggtgtgctgcctaacatccaggctgttctgtTGCCCAAGAAGACCGAGAAAGCAGCCAAGTCCAAGTAA
- the LOC134328849 gene encoding histone H1-like, producing MVEEAPAPASSAPAKAPKKKTAAKPKKAGPSVGELIVKAVSASKERSGVSLAALKKALSAGGYDVEKNNSRVKLAVKSLVTKGTLVQTKGTGASGSFKLNKKQTEAKKPAAKKAAAPKVKKAAKKPAAAKKPKKVTAKKPAAKKSPKKVKKPAAAAKKATKSPKKAKKPATPKKAAKSPKKAKAAKPKTAKPKVAKAKKAAPKKK from the coding sequence atggtagaagaagctccagcaccggccagctcggcccccgccaaggctcctaaaaagaagaccgcggccaaacccaagaaagcgggtcccagcgtcggcgagctgatcgtcaaagctgtttccgcttccaaggagaggagcggcgtgtccctggccgccctgaagaaagctctgtctgcaggtggatacgacgtggagaagaacaactcccgcgtcaaactcgccgtcaaaagcctggtgaccaagggaaccctggtgcagaccaagggcaccggcgcctcaggctctttcaagctcaacaagaagcagaccgaggcgaagaaacccgcggccaaaaaagccgccgctcctaaagtgaaaaaggccgcaaagaaacccgccgctgcaaagaagcccaagaaggtaacagccaagaagcccgccgctaagaagtcccccaagaaggtcaagaaacccgctgctgccgctaagaaagccaccaagagccccaagaaagctaagaagccggcgacccccaagaaggcagccaagagtcctaaaaaagccaaggcagccaaacccaagaccgctaagcccaaagtggccaaggccaaaaaagctgcacccaagaagaagtaa